One Vanessa cardui chromosome 23, ilVanCard2.1, whole genome shotgun sequence DNA segment encodes these proteins:
- the LOC124539644 gene encoding zinc finger MYM-type protein 1-like — MDGKKRVRLSGAEYRKRAKEKDDKQKDTIKKTRKLDDFFGKPSTDIKDPTIEPTLDVHSSSGAPSTDDSAVSSSENTLVDVASISKKQAEDVPLVPGVGVQPSPPDKELYEISDDPAKWTIDEFTRDHICKNGANQNIQNDFPNSERIYKDKVRQLSRHLFERQLLNGEKVPRKWLIYSKSTGCVYCGPCLLFNGGESQFDKKEGFNDWKNSYHRVSSHENSPNHKLSVLQMKERSNVLGRIDHALTMQLDEEINYWKNILKRVVACVKALASRGLPFRGHDEKFGSIHNGNYLMSLELIAEFDPFLAKHITRYGNPGSGFTSYLSSTTCEEFIRLMGNKVLKTIIMEILTAKYFSLIIDSTPDISHVDQLTYVIRYVLPNGSPVERFLKFIPNTGHKSQQMTDAVTSTLIELGIDISNCRGQSYDNAANMSGIYNGLQTKIKEISPLADYVPCSAHSLNLVGECAAESSQEACSFFSLLQELYNFFAASTQRWELLQTHFTVKSLSTTRWSARADACKSLRESWNEIHKALVTIENDTKQKRTVICEARGIRLKLERFETALMAVFWGCLLDRINATSKKLQSVEIDITIVIELYDTLIHFVGETRENFDEFENKAIKLSFVQEYEKDFRRNRKRKLLPDETNTGVISEDSEKHFFNAVMA, encoded by the coding sequence ATGGACGGAAAGAAGAGGGTAAGGTTAAGTGGGGCAGAGTATCGCAAGCGGGCTAAAGAAAAAGATGATAAGCAAAAGGATACGATTAAAAAAACGCGGAAATTAGACGATTTCTTTGGAAAACCGTCTACAGATATTAAAGATCCTACTATTGAACCAACACTCGACGTTCATAGCAGTAGCGGAGCTCCGTCAACTGATGATTCTGCAGTGTCTTCAAGTGAAAATACTTTGGTCGATGTGGCAAGTATATCAAAAAAACAAGCCGAAGATGTCCCACTAGTACCAGGAGTAGGAGTGCAGCCCAGTCCTCCGGATAAGGAGCTCTACGAAATCAGCGACGATCCAGCTAAATGGACAATCGACGAGTTCACGCGTGATCACATTTGTAAGAATGGAGCCAATCAAAACATCCAAAATGATTTTCCTAATAGTGAGCGCATTTACAAAGATAAAGTGCGACAGTTGTCGAGACATTTATTCGAACGTCAGCTTCTAAATGGCGAAAAAGTTCCGCGAAAGTGGCTAATTTATTCCAAAAGTACTGGATGTGTTTATTGTGGTCCTTGTCTACTTTTTAATGGCGGGGAGAGTCAGTTCGACAAAAAAGAAGGTTTCAATGACTGGAAAAATTCATATCATCGAGTTTCATCTCATGAGAATTCGCCTAATCACAAATTATCTGTTCTGCAAATGAAAGAACGAAGTAACGTGTTAGGTCGCATTGACCACGCATTAACAATGCAATTAGatgaagaaataaattactGGAAAAACATTCTGAAAAGAGTAGTTGCATGCGTAAAAGCACTTGCATCACGTGGTTTGCCTTTCAGAGGACACGATGAAAAATTTGGATCAATCCACAATGGAAATTATTTGATGTCCTTAGAGCTTATCGCTGAATTCGATCCGTTCTTAGCAAAACACATTACACGTTATGGAAATCCAGGCTCAGGATTTACGAGTTATCTTTCTTCAACAACGTGCGAAGAATTTATTCGACTTATGGGGAACAAAGTTTTGAAGACAAttataatggaaatattaaCAGCGAAATATTTTTCTCTGATCATTGACTCGACACCGGATATATCTCACGTAGACCAGCTCACTTATGTAATCAGATATGTCCTGCCTAATGGATCACCTGTAGAACGGTTCCTCAAGTTTATTCCAAACACAGGCCACAAATCACAACAAATGACAGATGCTGTTACCTCAACTTTAATTGAATTGGGAATTGACATTTCCAACTGCCGCGGGCAATCATATGACAACGCAGCTAACATGTCAGGCATATACAACGGCctacaaactaaaataaaggaaatatcACCCCTTGCCGACTATGTTCCCTGTTCAGCACACTCGCTTAATTTAGTAGGTGAATGTGCAGCTGAAAGCAGCCAAGAGGCTTGTTCCTTCTTTTCTCTACTCCAAGAGTTATACAATTTCTTTGCAGCGTCAACTCAGCGTTGGGAACTCCTTCAAACACATTTCACCGTCAAAAGTCTATCAACGACTCGTTGGTCAGCTCGTGCAGACGCATGTAAAAGTTTGCGCGAATCCTGGAATGAAATCCATAAAGCGCTAGTCACCATCGAAAATGACACAAAACAGAAGAGGACCGTTATATGCGAAGCTAGAGGTATTCGTTTGAAACTGGAACGTTTTGAAACGGCCCTCATGGCTGTTTTTTGGGGATGTTTACTAGATCGCATCAACGCCACAAGTAAAAAACTTCAGAGTGTGGAAATTGACATTACCATTGTCATAGAACTGTACGacactttaatacattttgttggCGAAACAAgagagaatttcgatgaattcgAAAATAAAGCCATAAAACTGTCCTTCGTACAGGAATATGAAAAAGATTTTCGACGCAATCGAAAGCGTAAGCTGCTTCCTGACGAGACAAATACAG